From the Pseudomonas putida genome, one window contains:
- a CDS encoding DNA polymerase III subunit chi, translated as MSKVDFYILPTDSLSARLDFACKLCEKAWRLGHRVYLHCQDAEQRNELDQRLWRFKGEAFVPHDLAEVHADARVALGLADDAGEHRDLLINLGAGVPGFVGQFERVAEIVVEEPGIRQSARERFRFYREQGYALQDHRLQRL; from the coding sequence ATGAGCAAAGTCGATTTCTATATCCTGCCCACCGACTCGCTGTCGGCGCGGCTGGACTTCGCCTGCAAGCTGTGCGAGAAGGCCTGGCGCCTCGGCCACCGGGTCTACCTGCATTGCCAGGATGCCGAGCAGCGCAACGAGCTGGATCAACGCCTGTGGCGCTTCAAGGGCGAAGCCTTCGTGCCCCACGACCTGGCCGAAGTGCACGCAGATGCCAGGGTAGCCTTGGGCCTTGCCGACGATGCCGGCGAACACCGTGACTTGCTGATCAACCTGGGTGCCGGTGTACCGGGGTTCGTCGGCCAGTTCGAGCGGGTTGCCGAGATCGTTGTCGAGGAGCCCGGCATTCGCCAATCGGCCCGCGAGCGGTTCCGTTTCTACCGCGAACAGGGCTATGCTCTGCAAGACCACCGCTTACAGCGACTTTAA
- a CDS encoding DNA polymerase III subunit chi yields MDKPSALPDSAHLLDDLESIRQLLGDADLQPPLLTETVEQIPLLLDVPAGNATPAPEAEPAAAAEPEDDPQTRRQDTLLHLESELRAAAQMIMQDVINDFTPHIENEIKRRLDARIERLIKRSE; encoded by the coding sequence ATGGACAAGCCTTCCGCCCTACCCGACTCCGCCCATCTGCTGGATGATCTGGAATCGATTCGCCAGCTGCTCGGCGATGCCGACCTGCAGCCGCCGCTGCTGACCGAAACGGTCGAGCAGATTCCCCTGTTGCTCGATGTACCTGCAGGTAACGCGACGCCAGCGCCTGAAGCCGAGCCCGCAGCAGCAGCTGAGCCCGAGGATGATCCGCAGACCCGCCGCCAGGACACCCTGCTGCACCTGGAGAGCGAGTTGCGAGCCGCCGCGCAGATGATCATGCAGGACGTGATCAACGACTTCACCCCGCATATCGAGAACGAGATCAAGCGCCGCCTGGATGCGCGGATCGAGCGGTTGATCAAGCGCTCGGAATAA
- a CDS encoding valine--tRNA ligase, translated as MDKTYQPHAIETSWYNTWESENYFAPQGAGESYTIMIPPPNVTGSLHMGHGFNNAIMDALIRFRRMQGRDTLWQPGTDHAGIATQMLVERQLEAKGQNRHDLGREKFLEKVWEWKDQSGGNISRQIRRLGSSVDWSRERFTMDDGLSEAVKEAFVRLHEDGLIYRGKRLVNWDTKLHTAISDLEVENHDEKGHLWNLRYPLADGAKTAEGKDYLVVATTRPETLLGDAAVAVNPTDERYQALIGKFVELPLVGRRIPIIADDYCDPEFGTGCVKITPAHDFNDYEVGKRHNLPLLNIFDKNALVLSAAQAFNLDGSLNEQIDTSLPAQYAGLDRFVARKQIVADLDAQGLLVSIDDHALKVPKGDRSGTVIEPWLTDQWYVSTKPLAEPAIEAVEDGRIQFVPKQYENMYFSWMRDIQDWCISRQLWWGHRIPAWYDEAGQVYVGRNEEEVRAKHNLGSDVNLRQDDDVLDTWFSSGLWTFSTLGWPEQTEFLKKFHSTDVLVTGFDIIFFWVARMIMLTMHLIKNEDGTPQVPFKTVYVHGLVRDGQGQKMSKSKGNVLDPLDIVDGITLDALLEKRTSGMMQPKLAEKIAKQTKAEFPEGIASYGTDALRFTFCSLASTGRDIKFDMGRVEGYRNFCNKIWNAARYVLDKGEDCGQNGEACELSLADRWIISQLQRTEAEVTRQLEQFRFDLASQALYEFIWNQYCDWYLELSKPVLWDENAPVERARGTRRTLVRVLEVALRLAHPFMPFITEEIWQRIAPLAGIEGKTIMLQPWPVANESRIDAAAEGDIEWLKELMVGLRNIRAEMNIGPGKPLPLFLKNANADDQRRLQENEALLKKLAKVESFTVLGDADEAPLSATALVGDLQVLVPMAGLIDKDAELARLSKEIQRLQGEVQRVGGKLSNAAFVDKAPPAVIEKERAKLAESEQALANFTEQHARIAAL; from the coding sequence ATGGATAAGACCTACCAGCCGCACGCCATCGAAACTTCCTGGTACAACACCTGGGAGTCCGAAAACTATTTCGCTCCACAAGGTGCAGGTGAGTCCTACACCATCATGATCCCGCCACCGAACGTGACGGGCAGCCTGCACATGGGGCACGGTTTCAACAACGCGATCATGGACGCCCTGATCCGTTTCCGCCGCATGCAAGGCCGCGACACCCTGTGGCAGCCAGGTACCGACCACGCCGGTATCGCCACGCAGATGCTGGTCGAGCGCCAGCTCGAGGCCAAGGGCCAGAACCGTCACGACCTGGGCCGTGAGAAGTTCCTGGAGAAAGTCTGGGAATGGAAGGATCAATCGGGTGGCAACATCAGCCGCCAGATCCGCCGCCTGGGCTCGTCGGTCGACTGGAGCCGCGAGCGCTTCACCATGGACGACGGCCTGTCCGAGGCGGTCAAGGAAGCCTTCGTGCGCCTGCACGAGGACGGCCTGATCTACCGCGGCAAGCGCCTGGTCAACTGGGACACCAAGCTGCACACGGCCATTTCCGACCTCGAAGTGGAAAACCACGACGAGAAGGGCCACCTGTGGAACCTGCGCTACCCGCTGGCCGACGGCGCCAAGACCGCCGAGGGCAAGGACTACCTGGTGGTCGCCACCACCCGTCCGGAGACCCTGCTCGGTGATGCCGCCGTTGCCGTCAACCCGACCGACGAGCGCTACCAGGCACTGATCGGCAAGTTCGTCGAACTGCCACTGGTCGGCCGCCGCATCCCGATCATCGCCGACGACTACTGCGACCCGGAATTCGGCACTGGCTGCGTCAAGATCACCCCGGCCCACGACTTCAACGACTACGAAGTCGGCAAACGCCACAACCTGCCGCTGCTGAACATCTTCGACAAGAACGCCCTGGTGCTGTCCGCCGCCCAGGCCTTCAACCTCGATGGCAGCCTCAACGAGCAGATCGACACCAGCCTGCCTGCCCAGTACGCCGGCCTCGACCGTTTCGTCGCGCGCAAGCAGATCGTCGCCGACCTGGACGCCCAGGGCCTGCTGGTGAGCATCGATGACCACGCCCTGAAAGTGCCGAAAGGCGACCGTTCGGGCACCGTCATCGAGCCATGGCTGACCGACCAGTGGTACGTCTCCACCAAGCCGCTGGCAGAACCTGCCATCGAAGCCGTGGAAGATGGCCGTATCCAGTTCGTGCCCAAGCAATACGAGAACATGTACTTCTCCTGGATGCGCGACATCCAGGACTGGTGCATCAGCCGCCAGCTGTGGTGGGGCCACCGCATCCCGGCCTGGTACGACGAGGCCGGCCAGGTGTATGTCGGCCGCAATGAAGAAGAAGTCCGCGCCAAGCACAACCTCGGCAGCGATGTGAACCTGCGCCAGGACGACGACGTCCTCGACACCTGGTTCAGCTCGGGCCTGTGGACTTTCTCCACCCTGGGCTGGCCGGAACAGACCGAGTTCCTGAAGAAGTTCCACTCCACCGACGTGCTGGTGACCGGCTTCGACATCATCTTCTTCTGGGTTGCGCGCATGATCATGCTGACCATGCACCTGATCAAGAACGAAGACGGCACCCCGCAGGTACCGTTCAAGACCGTGTACGTGCACGGCCTGGTGCGCGATGGCCAGGGCCAGAAGATGTCCAAGTCCAAGGGCAACGTGCTTGACCCGCTGGACATCGTCGATGGCATCACCCTCGATGCCCTGCTGGAAAAACGCACCAGCGGCATGATGCAGCCCAAGCTTGCCGAGAAGATCGCCAAGCAGACCAAGGCCGAGTTCCCGGAAGGTATCGCCAGCTACGGCACCGACGCCCTGCGCTTCACCTTCTGCTCGCTGGCCTCGACCGGCCGCGACATCAAGTTCGACATGGGCCGCGTCGAAGGCTACCGCAACTTCTGCAACAAGATCTGGAACGCCGCCCGCTACGTGCTGGACAAGGGCGAGGACTGCGGCCAGAACGGCGAAGCCTGCGAGCTGTCGCTGGCGGACCGCTGGATCATCTCGCAGCTGCAGCGCACCGAAGCCGAAGTAACCCGCCAGCTCGAGCAGTTCCGCTTCGACCTGGCCAGCCAGGCGCTGTACGAGTTCATCTGGAACCAGTACTGCGACTGGTACCTGGAACTGTCAAAGCCTGTGCTGTGGGACGAAAACGCCCCGGTCGAGCGCGCCCGCGGCACCCGTCGCACTCTGGTCCGTGTGCTGGAAGTGGCGCTGCGTCTGGCGCACCCGTTCATGCCGTTCATCACCGAAGAAATCTGGCAGCGCATCGCACCGCTGGCCGGTATCGAAGGCAAGACCATCATGCTGCAGCCATGGCCAGTGGCCAATGAAAGCCGCATCGATGCCGCCGCCGAAGGTGATATCGAGTGGCTGAAGGAGCTGATGGTCGGCCTGCGCAACATCCGCGCCGAGATGAACATTGGCCCAGGCAAGCCATTGCCGCTGTTCCTCAAGAACGCCAACGCCGACGACCAGCGTCGCCTGCAGGAAAACGAAGCCCTGCTGAAGAAGCTGGCCAAGGTCGAATCGTTCACCGTGCTCGGCGATGCCGACGAAGCACCGCTGTCGGCCACCGCTCTGGTTGGCGACCTGCAGGTGCTGGTACCGATGGCCGGCCTGATCGACAAGGACGCCGAGCTGGCGCGCCTGAGCAAGGAAATCCAGCGCCTGCAGGGTGAAGTCCAGCGCGTGGGCGGCAAGCTGTCCAACGCCGCCTTCGTCGACAAGGCGCCGCCTGCCGTGATCGAGAAGGAACGCGCCAAGCTGGCCGAGTCCGAACAGGCCCTGGCCAACTTCACCGAGCAGCATGCGCGGATTGCAGCGCTGTAA
- the rlmF gene encoding 23S rRNA (adenine(1618)-N(6))-methyltransferase RlmF: MTPNKPTLHPRNRHQGRYDFPSLIKAHPDLARFTITNPHGKPSIDFANPEAVRVFNRALLKAQYGIQHWDIPADYLCPPIPGRADYIHVAADLLAEDNAGEVPRGAQVRALDIGVGANCIYPLLGHSDYRWRFLGSDIDPVALASAKAIVQANGLTKGISLRQQASRKHILSGLLQADERFDLTLCNPPFHASREEATRGSQRKWKNLGKQDPKRKLPVLNFGGQNNELWCEGGEIRFVTQLVDESAQYAQQVLWFTSLVSKASNLPGIEAALKKAGAKAVRITEMGQGQKQSRMVAWSFHDDIARQAWHAGRKSQA, encoded by the coding sequence ATGACTCCGAACAAACCCACCCTGCACCCGCGCAACCGCCACCAGGGTCGCTACGACTTCCCCAGCCTGATCAAGGCCCACCCTGACCTGGCCCGCTTCACCATCACCAATCCCCACGGCAAACCCAGCATCGACTTCGCCAACCCTGAAGCCGTGCGTGTGTTCAACCGTGCCCTGCTCAAGGCGCAATACGGCATCCAGCACTGGGACATCCCGGCCGACTACCTGTGCCCGCCAATCCCCGGCCGCGCCGACTACATTCACGTGGCCGCCGACCTGCTGGCCGAGGACAATGCCGGCGAGGTGCCCAGAGGCGCCCAGGTGCGTGCGCTGGATATCGGCGTAGGTGCCAACTGCATCTACCCGCTGCTCGGCCATAGCGATTACCGTTGGCGTTTCCTCGGCTCGGACATCGACCCGGTTGCGCTGGCCTCGGCCAAGGCCATCGTCCAGGCCAACGGTTTGACCAAGGGCATCAGCCTGCGCCAGCAAGCCAGCCGCAAGCACATCCTCAGCGGCCTATTGCAAGCGGATGAGCGTTTCGACCTGACATTGTGCAACCCACCCTTCCATGCCTCGCGCGAGGAAGCCACCCGTGGCAGCCAGCGCAAGTGGAAGAACCTCGGCAAGCAAGACCCTAAGCGCAAGCTGCCAGTGCTCAACTTCGGCGGGCAGAACAACGAACTGTGGTGCGAGGGCGGCGAGATCCGCTTCGTCACCCAGCTGGTCGACGAAAGCGCACAGTACGCACAGCAGGTGCTGTGGTTCACCAGCCTGGTGTCCAAGGCCAGCAACCTGCCTGGCATCGAGGCGGCATTGAAGAAGGCCGGTGCCAAGGCGGTGCGCATCACCGAGATGGGCCAGGGCCAGAAGCAGAGCCGCATGGTCGCGTGGAGCTTCCACGACGACATCGCACGCCAGGCCTGGCACGCCGGGCGCAAATCGCAGGCATGA
- a CDS encoding HU family DNA-binding protein codes for MALTKDQLIADIAEAIDAPKTTARNALEQLGQIVADQLENGAEITLPGIGKLKVSERPARTGRNPSTGAAIEIAAKKVVKFVPAKALNDSINK; via the coding sequence ATGGCATTGACCAAAGACCAACTGATTGCCGACATCGCTGAAGCCATCGACGCGCCAAAAACCACCGCTCGCAACGCACTGGAGCAACTGGGCCAGATCGTTGCCGACCAACTGGAAAACGGCGCTGAAATCACCCTGCCAGGCATCGGCAAGCTGAAAGTCAGCGAGCGTCCTGCCCGTACCGGCCGCAACCCTTCGACTGGCGCTGCCATCGAAATCGCTGCCAAGAAAGTCGTCAAGTTCGTTCCGGCCAAAGCCCTGAACGATTCCATCAACAAGTAA
- the yejK gene encoding nucleoid-associated protein YejK, with amino-acid sequence MPIRHCIVHLIDKKPDGSPAVLHARDTELSASDAIENLLADLNDSYNAKQGKAWGFFHGESGAYPLSGWLKQYLADEKDFTAFSRIAVEHLQKLMEESNLSTGGHILFAHYQQGMTDYLAIALLHHSEGVAVNAELDVTPSRHLDLGQLHLAARINLSEWKNNQNSKQYISFIKGKNGKKVSDYFRDFIGCQEGVDGPGETRTLLKAFSDFVESEDLPEESAREKTQTLVEYATTQTKLGEPVTLEELSSLIDEDRPKAFYDHIRNKDYGLSPEIPADKRTLNQFRRFTGRAEGLSISFEAHLLGDKVEYDEAAGTLIIKGLPTTLVDQLKRRKD; translated from the coding sequence ATGCCAATCCGTCATTGCATCGTTCACCTGATCGACAAGAAGCCCGATGGCAGCCCCGCCGTGCTCCATGCGCGGGATACCGAGCTGAGCGCATCGGACGCCATCGAAAACCTGCTGGCCGACCTCAACGACAGCTACAACGCCAAGCAAGGCAAGGCCTGGGGCTTCTTCCACGGCGAGTCCGGGGCCTACCCGCTGAGCGGCTGGCTGAAGCAGTACCTGGCAGACGAGAAAGACTTCACTGCCTTCAGCCGGATAGCGGTCGAGCACCTGCAGAAGCTGATGGAAGAGTCGAACCTTTCCACCGGTGGCCACATCCTGTTCGCCCACTACCAGCAAGGCATGACCGACTATTTGGCCATTGCCCTGCTACACCACAGCGAAGGCGTGGCGGTGAACGCCGAGCTCGACGTGACACCGTCGCGCCACCTCGACCTCGGCCAGCTGCACCTGGCGGCGCGCATCAACTTGTCCGAGTGGAAGAACAACCAGAATTCCAAGCAGTACATCTCGTTCATCAAGGGCAAGAACGGCAAGAAGGTCTCGGACTACTTCCGCGACTTCATCGGCTGCCAGGAAGGTGTCGACGGGCCGGGCGAAACGCGTACCCTGCTCAAGGCCTTCAGCGACTTCGTCGAAAGCGAGGACCTGCCGGAAGAGTCCGCCCGCGAGAAAACCCAGACCCTGGTCGAGTACGCCACCACCCAGACCAAGCTGGGTGAGCCGGTGACCCTGGAAGAGCTGTCGAGCCTGATCGACGAGGACCGCCCGAAAGCGTTCTACGATCACATCCGCAACAAGGACTACGGCCTGTCGCCGGAAATCCCCGCAGACAAACGCACCCTGAACCAGTTCCGCCGCTTCACCGGGCGGGCCGAAGGCCTGTCGATCAGCTTCGAAGCGCACCTGCTGGGTGACAAGGTGGAGTATGACGAGGCCGCCGGTACCCTGATCATCAAAGGCTTGCCGACCACGCTGGTGGATCAGCTCAAGCGCCGCAAGGACTGA
- a CDS encoding GIY-YIG nuclease family protein, producing the protein MSIVNEVAVNPQCKPWYVYLVRAANGSLYCGISDDPQRRFAAHQKGQGARYFKTSPAQALVYVEQWPDKGEALRQERLVKKLRKSAKEALVASYVAV; encoded by the coding sequence ATGAGCATCGTCAACGAAGTCGCCGTAAACCCGCAGTGCAAACCTTGGTACGTCTATCTGGTACGGGCTGCCAATGGCTCGCTGTACTGCGGTATCAGCGATGACCCGCAGCGGCGTTTCGCTGCCCACCAGAAAGGGCAGGGCGCGCGCTATTTCAAGACCAGCCCGGCACAGGCGCTGGTGTATGTCGAGCAGTGGCCGGACAAGGGCGAGGCGCTGCGCCAGGAGCGCCTGGTGAAAAAGTTGCGCAAGTCGGCCAAGGAGGCGCTGGTCGCCTCCTATGTGGCCGTCTGA
- a CDS encoding nuclear transport factor 2 family protein, producing MTDANHDLITRFYQAFQRLDAEAMVACYSEDIVFSDPVFGTLRGRDAGDMWRMLTARAKDFTLTFDQVRADPHSGCAHWVATYLFSQTGRTVVNDIQARFVIRDNLICQHDDSFDLWRWSRQALGAPGLLLGWSPMLQNKVRQQAFKGLRAFQQAH from the coding sequence ATGACTGACGCCAACCATGACCTGATCACCCGCTTCTACCAGGCCTTCCAGCGCCTGGACGCCGAGGCCATGGTGGCCTGCTACAGCGAAGACATCGTCTTCAGCGACCCGGTATTTGGCACCCTGCGCGGTCGTGATGCCGGTGATATGTGGCGCATGCTCACGGCGCGCGCCAAGGACTTTACCCTGACCTTCGACCAAGTCCGTGCCGACCCACACAGCGGCTGTGCGCACTGGGTTGCAACCTACCTGTTCAGCCAGACCGGCCGCACCGTGGTCAACGATATACAGGCGCGCTTCGTCATCCGCGACAACCTGATCTGCCAGCATGACGACAGCTTCGACCTGTGGCGCTGGTCGCGTCAGGCACTGGGGGCGCCAGGTTTGTTGCTGGGTTGGTCGCCGATGCTGCAGAACAAGGTTCGCCAACAGGCTTTCAAAGGGCTGCGCGCGTTCCAGCAAGCGCATTGA
- a CDS encoding CynX/NimT family MFS transporter has translation MAEPITRDAPARARELEELLIDAEADDAQVQQQPPALQRPWLLLLGLVLVALNLRPALSSMAPVLGQVSAGLGLNASEAGLLTTLPVLCLGLFAPLAPVLARRFGSERVILGILLTLALGIVVRSALGAVGVFIGSVMAGASIGIIGVLLPGIVKRDFPRHAGTLTGVYTMALCLGAAMAAGATVPLTQHFDDNWAFGLGFWMLPALLAMLVWLPQARQGHGLHKAAYRVRGLWRDPLAWQVTLYMGLQSSLAYIVFGWLPSILIGRGLSPTEAGLVLSGSVIVQLISSLGAPWLATRGKDQRLAIVIVMLVTLAGLFGCLYAPIDGLWGWAVLLGLGQGGTFALALTLIVLRSKDAHVAANLSSMAQGVGYTLASMGPFAVGLVHDLTGGWAAVGWIFAVLGVGAIVFGLGAGRALHVKATCEKL, from the coding sequence ATGGCTGAACCCATCACCCGAGACGCGCCTGCACGCGCGCGCGAACTGGAAGAACTGCTGATCGACGCCGAGGCCGACGATGCCCAGGTGCAACAACAGCCACCGGCCCTGCAGCGGCCCTGGCTGTTGCTGCTGGGCCTGGTGCTGGTGGCATTGAACCTGCGCCCGGCGTTGTCGAGCATGGCGCCGGTGCTCGGGCAGGTCTCTGCAGGGCTTGGCCTGAATGCCTCAGAGGCCGGCCTGCTGACCACCTTGCCGGTGCTCTGCCTGGGGCTGTTCGCACCGCTGGCGCCGGTGCTAGCGCGCCGCTTCGGCAGCGAGCGGGTGATCCTGGGCATCCTGCTCACCCTGGCGTTGGGAATCGTGGTGCGCAGCGCCCTGGGGGCTGTCGGTGTGTTCATCGGCAGCGTCATGGCCGGTGCCAGCATCGGCATCATCGGCGTACTGCTGCCCGGTATCGTCAAGCGCGACTTCCCGCGACATGCGGGCACCCTGACTGGCGTCTACACCATGGCCCTGTGCCTGGGGGCGGCCATGGCAGCGGGGGCTACCGTGCCGTTGACCCAGCATTTCGATGACAACTGGGCCTTTGGCCTGGGCTTCTGGATGCTACCGGCGTTATTGGCCATGCTCGTCTGGTTACCGCAAGCGCGCCAGGGCCATGGCCTGCACAAGGCTGCCTACCGGGTGCGCGGGCTGTGGCGTGACCCGCTGGCATGGCAGGTCACGTTGTACATGGGGCTGCAGTCGTCGCTGGCCTACATCGTCTTTGGTTGGTTGCCATCAATCCTTATTGGTCGTGGCCTTAGTCCGACCGAAGCCGGCTTGGTGCTTTCCGGCTCGGTGATCGTGCAGTTGATCAGTTCGCTGGGCGCACCCTGGCTGGCGACCCGTGGCAAGGACCAACGGCTGGCCATCGTGATCGTGATGCTGGTTACGTTGGCGGGGCTGTTCGGATGTCTGTATGCCCCGATCGACGGGCTGTGGGGCTGGGCGGTGCTGCTGGGGCTGGGGCAGGGCGGTACCTTTGCCTTGGCGTTGACGCTGATCGTGCTGCGCTCGAAGGATGCCCATGTGGCGGCGAACCTGTCGAGCATGGCCCAGGGCGTGGGTTATACCCTGGCGTCCATGGGGCCGTTCGCGGTTGGCCTGGTGCATGACCTGACCGGTGGCTGGGCAGCAGTGGGGTGGATCTTTGCCGTGCTGGGCGTTGGGGCCATCGTATTCGGGCTTGGCGCCGGGCGGGCGCTGCATGTGAAGGCGACCTGCGAAAAACTCTGA
- a CDS encoding FadR/GntR family transcriptional regulator, with amino-acid sequence MSSELTKRSLVELAVERMRERILQGDWQVGQRLPTEPVLALELGISRNTVREAMRVLAFSGLVEIRQGDGSYLRTCQDPLQAVQAMSRCTLEQARETRHILETEAIGLAALRRTEADLQDLRVALTGSAEHFHGDVDAYVSCDLVFHQRLIDAAHNPALSELYRYFSGVVAAALQHNMATVPRCQATFDLHGQILDAIEQRDPERAKALSRTLIES; translated from the coding sequence ATGAGCAGCGAATTGACCAAGCGTTCCCTGGTCGAACTTGCGGTCGAACGTATGCGTGAGCGCATCCTGCAAGGCGACTGGCAAGTCGGGCAGCGCTTGCCAACCGAACCGGTACTGGCGCTGGAACTGGGCATCAGCCGCAATACCGTGCGCGAAGCCATGCGTGTGCTGGCGTTCAGTGGCCTGGTGGAAATCCGCCAGGGTGACGGCAGTTACCTGCGGACCTGCCAGGACCCGTTGCAGGCCGTGCAGGCCATGTCGCGCTGCACCCTGGAACAAGCCCGCGAGACTCGGCACATCCTCGAAACCGAGGCGATTGGCCTTGCAGCGCTCCGCCGTACCGAAGCCGACCTACAAGACCTGCGCGTAGCGCTGACGGGCAGTGCCGAGCACTTCCACGGTGATGTCGATGCCTATGTCAGCTGCGACCTGGTGTTTCACCAGCGCTTGATCGACGCCGCGCACAACCCGGCACTGAGTGAGCTGTACCGCTACTTTTCAGGCGTCGTGGCGGCAGCGCTGCAACACAACATGGCGACCGTGCCCCGTTGCCAGGCGACCTTCGACCTGCACGGGCAGATCCTCGACGCCATCGAACAACGCGATCCGGAGCGGGCCAAGGCCCTGAGCCGGACCCTCATCGAATCCTGA
- a CDS encoding alkaline phosphatase family protein, translating to MTMSRTLRLIALTATGLLLVALFKGCDTRQPPIQPKTLIIGMDGVQLKHYEQLGGDSNLRKRLIYGKAYAGGINGRASEQATNSGPGWMTLLTGVWANKHGVISNNESLRVDPEFPSLFKRLRDALPNAYLSSIVNWSPINTAFLLEDAQGNNVRESGLSDEQVTARTLEILENTPADFTFIQLDEPDAAGHASGFGPAYQFALRETDDRLGRLLDEVAARAHKNPQEDWLVIVSTDHGRDYWGSGHGGVTEQEKTVFIASNKPLNEELNQPSIPEDNPGPNNLYGYAAQTSVAPTVLRHMGLDLLTEWKLDGTPLLGATGVRKARAIEGEAKLLWNSDSQGTVTIHRNGQLVATVQAYLQQWTDPQGMRQASDYVLELNETPVAVRTRPVSKPFVIEESSNYVRGTTCRSELTHSCKWP from the coding sequence ATGACCATGTCCAGAACATTGCGGTTGATTGCCCTGACAGCAACCGGCCTGCTGCTCGTCGCGCTCTTCAAAGGGTGCGACACCAGACAACCGCCAATCCAGCCCAAGACGCTCATCATCGGAATGGACGGCGTGCAACTGAAGCACTATGAACAACTGGGTGGGGATAGCAACCTGCGCAAGCGCCTGATCTACGGCAAAGCCTATGCCGGAGGCATCAACGGCCGCGCCAGCGAACAGGCGACTAACAGTGGGCCGGGCTGGATGACTTTGCTCACCGGGGTATGGGCCAACAAGCACGGGGTCATTTCCAATAACGAATCCTTGCGGGTCGACCCTGAGTTCCCCAGCCTGTTCAAACGACTGCGTGACGCCCTGCCAAACGCCTATCTCTCCAGCATCGTCAATTGGTCACCGATCAACACGGCGTTCCTGCTGGAAGACGCGCAAGGCAACAATGTGCGCGAAAGCGGCCTGAGCGATGAGCAGGTTACCGCCCGAACCCTGGAAATCCTCGAAAACACACCTGCCGACTTCACCTTCATCCAGCTTGACGAGCCGGATGCAGCAGGCCACGCCAGCGGTTTCGGCCCGGCTTACCAGTTTGCCTTGCGCGAGACTGACGACAGACTGGGGCGCCTGCTGGACGAGGTCGCGGCGCGTGCCCACAAGAACCCGCAGGAGGACTGGTTGGTGATCGTCTCTACCGACCACGGTCGTGATTACTGGGGCTCAGGCCATGGTGGCGTGACCGAGCAGGAGAAGACGGTGTTCATCGCCAGCAACAAGCCGTTGAACGAAGAGTTGAACCAACCGAGCATTCCAGAGGACAACCCGGGGCCCAACAACTTGTATGGCTATGCAGCGCAGACATCGGTGGCCCCGACCGTGCTCCGGCACATGGGGCTCGACCTGCTGACGGAATGGAAGCTCGATGGCACGCCACTGCTGGGTGCTACCGGAGTACGCAAGGCACGGGCCATTGAAGGCGAAGCCAAGTTGCTGTGGAACAGCGATTCACAAGGCACCGTGACCATTCACAGAAATGGCCAGTTAGTCGCGACCGTGCAGGCCTACCTGCAGCAATGGACTGATCCGCAGGGCATGCGCCAGGCCAGCGACTATGTGCTCGAACTGAATGAGACACCCGTAGCGGTGCGCACCAGGCCGGTAAGCAAGCCATTCGTCATCGAGGAAAGCAGCAACTATGTGCGCGGGACCACCTGCAGGAGCGAGCTCACTCACTCCTGCAAATGGCCGTGA